Within Sorangiineae bacterium MSr11367, the genomic segment TATCGGACTGATGCGCGCGGCGGAGAAATTCGATTATCGCCGCGGATACAAATTCAGCACGTACGCCATGTGGTGGATTCGGCAGTCGATCGCGCGCGCCATTGCCGATCAGGGCCGCACCATCCGCACCCCCGTGCACATGGTGGAGACGGGGCAGAAGATCGCCCGCGCACGGCGCCAACTCGAACAGGTGCACGGCCGCGAGCCGACGCCCGAAGAGCTGGCCACCGAGCTCGATCTTCCGGTGAAGAAGGTGATGACCGCGCTGAACGCGGCGCGCACGCCCGTATCGCTGGAGGCCCCCGTGGGGGACGATGGCGAGGCGCGTCTCGGCGACTTCGTCGAGGATACGCACAACCCCGCGCCGGTGGACGTGCTGGCGCGCAAGCGCTTCGTGCAGGAGACGCGGGAACTGCTCAACGAGCTCACCCCCCGCGAAGAGCGTGTACTCCGCATGCGTTTCGGCCTCGACGACGGCAACGAGCGCACCCTGAGCGAAATTGGCGAATCGTTCTCCCTGACGCGCGAGCGCATTCGGCAGATCGAGACCCAAGCGCTGCGCAAACTGCGGCTCCCCACGCGCGCCCGGAGGCTCAAGACGGATCTGGAGCCTTAACGCGACGGATCTGGAGCCTTAAGAGCCTGCGGCCGTGCTAAACACGGCCCGTGAGCACAGCACGAGCGAAGTGGATCGAAGCGCTTAACACGGGAGACGTGTCGAAAATCACGTTCGAGGGGGTGGTACCCTTCGGCGGGGGCGAGGTTCTGCGGTATCGGCTGGAAAATGGGCTGCAGGTGCGGCTCCTGGTCGACCGCAGCGCGCCGGTGGTGACCTATTTCACATGGTTCGGTGTGGGCTCGCGCCACGAAAAGCTCGGAAAAACCGGGCTGGCGCACCTCTTCGAGCACCTGATGTTCAACGAGACCGAATCGCTCAAAGCGGGCGAGTTCGATCGCAAGCTGGAAGAGAACGGCGCCGAGTCGAACGCCGCCACGTGGCTCGACTGGACGTATTACTACGAGAGCCTGCCGGCGGACCGCCTGTCACTCGCGGTGGAGCTGGAGAGCGACCGCATGGCGCACCTGGTGTTGCGCGAGCCGCAGGTCGCCAGCGAGAAAGAAGTGGTCGCCAACGAGCGCCGGTTCCGCGTCGACGACGACATCGAGGGCGCAGCCAGCGAGCTGCTGTACAAAACGGCGTATACGGTGCACCCGTACCACTGGCCAACCATCGGCTGGATGGAAGACATTCAGAACTTCACGCCGGAAGATTGCGAATCATTTTATCGCACGTATTACGCGCCGAACAATGCGCTGGTCGTGATTTGCGGCGATATCAAAGAGAAGGACGTCCTCGCGAAGATTCAAAAGGCGTACGGGCCGATTCCGAGTTCGGAGATCCCCCTCGAGAATACGCACCCCGAGCCGCCGCAACTCGAAGAGCGCCGGGTGGCGGTGCGCAAGCCGACGCCGACGGAGAAGCTTTACATCGGATTCCACGGCCCCGCGCTGGGCGATGCCGATCATGTCCATCTGACGGTGCTCAACGAGATTCTCTTCGGCGGGCGCGCGTCGCGTCTCTATCGGGCGCTGGTCATCGAGAAGGAATTCGTGAGCGATCTTCGCGGCTGGGTGGCCACCTTCCGCGATCCGGGGTTGTACGAATTGCACTTCACCGCGCGGCCGGGCAAAACGGCGGCGGACATCGAGGGCGTGTTGGCGCGGGAGCTGGAGCGGGCGAAGACGGAGCCCATTTCCGATGACGAATTGGTGCGCGCCAAGGCGCGACTGGAGCTATCGACGTTGCAATCGATGGAGACGATGAGCGGCAAGGCCGAGCAAATCGGCTTTTACGAGACGGTGCTCGGGGACGCGTCGGTGAGCTTCCGGCGCCTCGAAGACTACCGCCGCACCACCGCGGGGGACGTGCTGCGCGCAGCGCGCCGTTACTTGGTCGACCGCGCCCGCACGACGATTCACGTGCAGCCGGAAGAAGCGGCGACGAGCGTGGAGGCGGCAGAATGACCACACGCATCGAGCTCGAAGGGGGCACGCTGCTCTTCGTCGAAGAGAGCCACGCGATTCCGCTGGTCGAGGTAGTCGTTTCCACGCGAAGCGGCTCGGCGCACGACTCCGTGGAGAAGCAGGGGCTTTTCCGCACCATGCTGGGCATGTTCCGCCGCGGGGCGCGGGATCTGACGTCGCACCAGATCGAAGATGCGCTGGACCGATTGGGGAGCGAAATCTCGCTCGACGTGAATGCGTCGATCTCGACGATGTACGGCCAGGTCATCGAGCGCAATCTGGCGCCGTTCATCGAGCTGTTCTCGACGTTGCTCGAGTCGCCGTCGTTCCCCGAGGACGAGTTCGGGCGCTTGAAGCGCGAAATCGTGGCCGATCTGATCGGGGCACGCGACAACGACCGGGCGCTCGCCCAGCGTGCTTTCCGCCGCGGGGTGTTTCGCGATCATCCGTATTCCCGCTCGGCAGCGGGGACGATTCCAGGTGTGGAGTCGCTGACCACGGACGATGCGCGGGCGCAGTACCGCAAGCACTTCGTCAAAGGAAACCTGGTCATCGGCTTCTCCGGCGACATTTCGCTGGAGGCGGCCGAGAGGTATGCGCGGCGCATCATCCGCGACGTCCCCGATGGGCCGCGGCTCCAGGATCCGGTTCCCCCGCCCTCGCCCATTCCGGGGCGGCGCCTGGTGTTCGTGGACAAGCCGGAGCGCACGCAGACGCAAATCGTGATTGGCCAATTGGGCACGTCGCCCCACGACGAGGATCATATTCCGCTCACGGTCGCCAATGCGGTGTTCGGCGGCACCTTCACGTCGCGCTTGATGCGCGAGGTGCGGTCGAAGCGGGGCTGGTCCTACGGTGCCTCGTCGCGCCTCGGCATCGACCGGCAGCGGCATTCGTTCGCCATGGTCACCTTCCCTGCGGCCACCGATGCCGCGGCGTGCATTGCCTTGCAGCTGGAGCTCTTCACCGACCTCGTCGAAAAAGGCATCACCACCCGCGAGCTCGCCTTCATCAAGCGCTACCTCGCCCGGTCCTACGCCTTCGAGATCGACACCGCGAGCAAGCGGCTGCACCAGGCCCTCGACGTCGATCTCCTCGGCCTCCCCGCGGACTACTACTCCGGCTACGTCGCCCACGTGGAAGCCGTCACCTTGGAACAGGCCAACGGCGCCTTGAAGAACCGCCTCACGACGCGCGACTTTCTCGTCTCCATCGTGGGCACGGCCTCCGAGATCGAAGCCAAGGTCCGCGAAGCGATTCCCGAACTCGGCACGCACGACGTCGTGCCGTTCGACCGCGATTAGCCCTCCCAGAAGGAGAATTCACAGGAAGACGGGAAGACGGGAAGGGCTTCCGGCACGCATCGGCGCGGAACGCTTCTTTTGGGTTTCCAATTCGCTCAATGAGCGGATTGGAAACCCAAAAACCTTCCCGTCTTCCCGTCTTCCTGTGAATCCTCTCCCTCTTTTTTGTTAGACGCGCTTGGCGAGAACCTCGGCGAGGGAGGTGTCGTAGCGGCCCGAGCGGAATTCGGGGCTCTCGAGGATGGCCTGGAGGAAGGCCACGTTGGTGAAGCAGGGGGCGATTTTCGTCCCGGCCAAAGCGCGTGCGAGCTCCGCGATGGAGGCTTCGCGGTCGGCGCCCCAGGCGACGATTTTGGCCACCATCGGATCGTAGAACGGCGTGACCTTCGAGCCGGCGGCCACGCCGGATTCGATGCGCAGGGCGCGTGTTTGGGCGTCGCCCACGCCGCCGGCCCAGACCAACTCGTCGATGGCGCCCGGCTTGGGGATGAATCCCTTCTTCGGATCTTCCGCGTAGACACGCACCTCGATGGCGTGGCCCTCGGGACGCACGCGCGAGAGATCCGGCAGCGGCTCGCCGGCGGCGATGCGCAGCTGCAGTTCCACCAGGTCGAGACCGAGCACCATCTCGGTGACGGGGTGCTCGACCTGCAGGCGCGCATTCACCTCCAGGAAGAACAGATCGCCCGAGGCGTCGGCGATGAACTCGCACGTCCCCGCGCCCACGTAACCGACGCTCTTCACCACGCGCAGCGCGGCCTCGAAGAGATCCGCGCGGCGCTTGGCGCCCTCCTCGCCTTGGAAAAAGGCCGCCGGCGACGGTGACTCCTCGAGAATCTTCTGGTGACGGCGCTGCATGCTGCACTCGCGCTCGCCCAGCGCGTACGCGTGGCCGTGCGCGTCGCAGAGCACCTGCACCTCGATGTGGCGCGGCTCCTGAACGTAGCGCTCCAAGTAGACGCGCGCGTCCGCGAACGAGGCCTTGCCCCGGTCCGAGCACGACTTCAGCGCGCGCTCCATGCCCGCTTCCTCGCGCACGATTTGCATCCCGATGCCACCACCGCCGCCGACGGCTTTGACGATGACCGGATACCCCACGCGCGCGGCCACACCCTTGGCCTCGGCCACGCCCTCGGGCGTGTCGATCGCGATCGGCTCGTCGGTGCCCGGCACCGGGCGCGTGCCCGCGGCGAGGGCGACGTGACGCGCCTTCATCTTGTCGCCAAAGGCGTCGAGCACGTCGGGGGACGGGCCGATGAAGGTCACGCCACGCTCGGCCACGCGACGCGCAAAGTCGGAATTTTCGCTCAAAAAGCCGTAGCCCGGATGCACCGCCCGCGCGCCCGTCTTCTCGATGGCGGCGAGCAGTGCATCACGATTCAAATACGAGTCCTTCGGCGGCGGCGGGCCCAAGAGCACCGCCTCGTCGGCCTCGTGCACGTGCGGCGCGTTTGCGTCGGCCTCCGAGTGCACGGCCACCGTCTTGATGCCCAGACGGCGGCAGGTTCGGATAACGCGACGCGCAATCTCACCGCGGTTCGCGATGAGCACCTTCTCGAAAAGGGCGGACATGCCGCCGCGTTCTATCAGGCGCGCCGCTGCTGCAAAAGCTCGATCAAGCCGACGAGAAGCTCCATGCGGCGCTCCTCGAGTTCCGGGTGGGGCAGAACCACGCGAGCCAACGACTCGCCGTCGAAAACGTGCACCAACGTGAAGAGAAGCGTCTCGAACAGCTCCGCCGGGATCGAATCGATGCCCGGAAGACGCGACGCCGTCGTGCGGATCGCCTGGTAATACCGACGAATCGTCGGCTCGAGCGCCGTTCGAAGCGGCACATCCGTGCGCGCCGCGACCAGAAGCTCGTACCACACCGAATTGATCGGCGTGCGGCAGGCATCGCGCAGCATGCGCATCGCTGCGTGGAGCGACGGCTCCTCGAGCGGCGCCTGCCAGAATCGCCGCTCGAACTCTGCGATCTGACGGCGGGCCACTTCCTCCGCCGCCGCGAGGATCAATTCGAGCATCGATGGGAAATGACGAAAGAGTCCGCCATGCGAAACTCCGGAGCGG encodes:
- a CDS encoding ATP-grasp domain-containing protein, encoding MSALFEKVLIANRGEIARRVIRTCRRLGIKTVAVHSEADANAPHVHEADEAVLLGPPPPKDSYLNRDALLAAIEKTGARAVHPGYGFLSENSDFARRVAERGVTFIGPSPDVLDAFGDKMKARHVALAAGTRPVPGTDEPIAIDTPEGVAEAKGVAARVGYPVIVKAVGGGGGIGMQIVREEAGMERALKSCSDRGKASFADARVYLERYVQEPRHIEVQVLCDAHGHAYALGERECSMQRRHQKILEESPSPAAFFQGEEGAKRRADLFEAALRVVKSVGYVGAGTCEFIADASGDLFFLEVNARLQVEHPVTEMVLGLDLVELQLRIAAGEPLPDLSRVRPEGHAIEVRVYAEDPKKGFIPKPGAIDELVWAGGVGDAQTRALRIESGVAAGSKVTPFYDPMVAKIVAWGADREASIAELARALAGTKIAPCFTNVAFLQAILESPEFRSGRYDTSLAEVLAKRV
- a CDS encoding insulinase family protein, whose protein sequence is MTTRIELEGGTLLFVEESHAIPLVEVVVSTRSGSAHDSVEKQGLFRTMLGMFRRGARDLTSHQIEDALDRLGSEISLDVNASISTMYGQVIERNLAPFIELFSTLLESPSFPEDEFGRLKREIVADLIGARDNDRALAQRAFRRGVFRDHPYSRSAAGTIPGVESLTTDDARAQYRKHFVKGNLVIGFSGDISLEAAERYARRIIRDVPDGPRLQDPVPPPSPIPGRRLVFVDKPERTQTQIVIGQLGTSPHDEDHIPLTVANAVFGGTFTSRLMREVRSKRGWSYGASSRLGIDRQRHSFAMVTFPAATDAAACIALQLELFTDLVEKGITTRELAFIKRYLARSYAFEIDTASKRLHQALDVDLLGLPADYYSGYVAHVEAVTLEQANGALKNRLTTRDFLVSIVGTASEIEAKVREAIPELGTHDVVPFDRD
- a CDS encoding TetR/AcrR family transcriptional regulator, with protein sequence MSEEITLPKVRRSQRERRESTMAKLVEATIDSLREVGYAATSVKEVCRRSGVSHGGLFRHFPSMLELILAAAEEVARRQIAEFERRFWQAPLEEPSLHAAMRMLRDACRTPINSVWYELLVAARTDVPLRTALEPTIRRYYQAIRTTASRLPGIDSIPAELFETLLFTLVHVFDGESLARVVLPHPELEERRMELLVGLIELLQQRRA
- a CDS encoding insulinase family protein, yielding MSTARAKWIEALNTGDVSKITFEGVVPFGGGEVLRYRLENGLQVRLLVDRSAPVVTYFTWFGVGSRHEKLGKTGLAHLFEHLMFNETESLKAGEFDRKLEENGAESNAATWLDWTYYYESLPADRLSLAVELESDRMAHLVLREPQVASEKEVVANERRFRVDDDIEGAASELLYKTAYTVHPYHWPTIGWMEDIQNFTPEDCESFYRTYYAPNNALVVICGDIKEKDVLAKIQKAYGPIPSSEIPLENTHPEPPQLEERRVAVRKPTPTEKLYIGFHGPALGDADHVHLTVLNEILFGGRASRLYRALVIEKEFVSDLRGWVATFRDPGLYELHFTARPGKTAADIEGVLARELERAKTEPISDDELVRAKARLELSTLQSMETMSGKAEQIGFYETVLGDASVSFRRLEDYRRTTAGDVLRAARRYLVDRARTTIHVQPEEAATSVEAAE